Proteins from a single region of Fischerella sp. PCC 9605:
- a CDS encoding CHAT domain-containing tetratricopeptide repeat protein produces the protein MTEYLSAWRQLNQKTVQLEQQGIYNQATIVAEQALDLARQHLSSESDIILTSLTNLAILYSNQRRYSDAELLYQEALEISKRLLGGEEHPNVADILNSLAKLHQYRGQYLEAESLHAKALDIYVRLVDQWDSRICRDAIMTLSDLSNVYFEQGRYEEAKKFRQDVLEMGKRLLGEDDSDIGAYLQNLAIVHHVQGEYSEAESLYLEALEISNRSFGEGHPETAFTLLNLTEIYRSQGRYSEAEQLCLNALEVNRNIYGNQYTNVVTKIQNSLGLIYLVQGRYSEAETIFLKILDINRRILGEEHIEVAANLNNLAEIYREQGRYSEAESLCVKALDINRRILGIEHPMIPTGLNNLGLLNYLQERYSEAELLLQEALEIYKRLLGEDHPEITLFLNNLGEIYCTLGRFSEAKSLYDEALSINQRLHREEHPIVAVILNNLATLFHAEGRYPEAEQIYTKALQKTKHAFGENHPHVGLNLSNLANFLAATDRYEDAFSRLLEALQIEDETIDRIFAFSSESDRLAYLQTIRGNMNGFLSLIHKYFPESPQAIYSGLELVLKRKAITMSALASQNQALFSGRYSHLMGDVQKLRDLSEQIIDKTFSFTGIDSSVSYQEELANLQTKYNILQKELAAQVPEIQLQKHLIDYRKIATALPKDSVLVEFVRSNVYNFQVAPTYKESGIEAVRYLAFVLPAQQPDAVRMIPLPEDAEFIGRKIQELRSSAADSSEESLGMWQSDSTLKLNQRYYNKTAAIQLTQVLFYPLREAVSGYKHLIIAPDGDLNLVPFQILPFDETGCRLLTDEFCISYLDVGREILRYQVQSNRPAFSPLVIADPNFDLGEEVINEPSSEILEPVSELLNSLKENRLSRVPSTYFLGKSVANKLKGVELYLGNEALESRLMSDRCPKIMLIATHGLFLPDPQYKSSSLVSGILSDKRFFKMKLEDPMLRTGLALAGANSWLLGGTPPSGAGKGFVFAQEIAGLDLWANELTVLSACNTARGDIRIGEGVFGLRRAFAVAGTKTLVMSLWEVPGRATALLMDYFFDNLKSGLGRAEALREAQNYVRTITIRELRQSPLGLEVLKELFNVQEFNSQVAVACSEDEQPLQHPFYWGAWICQGDTTPLTNVEWCDETP, from the coding sequence ATGACAGAATATCTAAGTGCTTGGAGACAGCTTAATCAAAAGACAGTTCAACTTGAGCAACAAGGCATATATAATCAAGCAACAATTGTTGCTGAACAAGCGTTAGACTTAGCAAGACAGCATTTAAGTTCTGAAAGCGACATTATACTAACCAGCTTAACTAACTTAGCTATTCTTTACAGTAATCAGAGGCGATATTCAGATGCTGAATTACTATATCAGGAAGCCTTAGAGATAAGCAAGCGTCTACTAGGAGGAGAAGAGCATCCTAATGTAGCAGATATCTTAAATAGCTTAGCTAAGCTCCATCAATACCGTGGGCAATACTTAGAGGCAGAATCATTACATGCGAAAGCCTTAGACATATATGTACGGTTGGTAGATCAGTGGGATTCTAGAATATGCCGTGATGCAATTATGACCCTAAGTGATTTATCTAATGTTTACTTTGAACAGGGACGGTACGAAGAAGCTAAAAAATTCCGTCAAGATGTTTTAGAGATGGGCAAGCGTTTACTGGGTGAAGATGATTCTGATATTGGTGCATATCTACAAAATTTGGCGATAGTTCATCACGTTCAAGGGGAGTATTCAGAAGCCGAGTCATTGTATTTGGAAGCCTTAGAAATCAGCAATCGTTCGTTTGGAGAGGGACATCCTGAAACAGCATTTACTTTGCTTAACTTGACGGAAATTTATCGCTCGCAGGGGCGTTACTCAGAAGCCGAGCAATTATGTTTGAATGCCCTGGAGGTGAATAGGAATATCTACGGAAACCAATACACAAACGTAGTAACCAAAATTCAGAATAGTTTGGGTCTTATTTATCTAGTACAAGGTCGATATTCAGAGGCTGAGACAATATTTTTGAAGATATTGGATATAAATAGAAGGATACTTGGAGAAGAACATATTGAAGTGGCTGCTAATCTAAATAACCTAGCAGAAATCTATCGTGAACAAGGCCGTTATTCAGAGGCTGAGTCACTGTGTGTAAAAGCCTTAGACATAAATAGAAGGATACTTGGAATAGAACATCCAATGATACCAACTGGTTTAAATAATCTAGGCTTACTTAACTATCTGCAAGAGCGTTATTCAGAAGCTGAGTTACTACTTCAAGAAGCTCTAGAAATATACAAACGTTTACTTGGAGAAGATCATCCTGAAATAACACTTTTTCTGAATAATTTAGGAGAAATTTATTGCACCCTAGGGCGCTTCTCAGAGGCAAAATCGCTATATGATGAAGCATTGAGTATAAACCAGCGGTTACATAGAGAAGAACATCCAATTGTAGCAGTTATCTTAAATAATCTAGCGACACTATTCCATGCAGAAGGTCGCTATCCAGAAGCTGAGCAAATATATACAAAAGCACTACAGAAAACAAAACATGCTTTTGGAGAGAATCATCCTCATGTAGGTTTGAATTTAAGCAACCTAGCTAATTTTCTTGCTGCCACAGATCGTTATGAAGATGCATTTTCCAGATTGTTGGAAGCGCTCCAGATTGAGGATGAGACAATCGATCGTATATTTGCCTTTAGTTCGGAGAGCGATCGCCTTGCATATCTTCAAACGATTAGAGGCAATATGAATGGTTTTTTATCTCTGATTCATAAATATTTTCCCGAATCTCCTCAAGCAATATATTCGGGACTGGAACTTGTGTTAAAGCGTAAAGCCATTACTATGTCCGCTCTAGCGTCTCAAAATCAAGCATTATTCAGCGGACGTTATTCACATTTAATGGGAGATGTTCAAAAGCTTCGTGACTTAAGCGAACAAATAATTGATAAGACCTTCTCCTTTACAGGAATAGACAGTAGTGTTTCTTATCAAGAAGAATTAGCTAATCTTCAAACTAAATACAATATCTTACAAAAAGAGCTGGCAGCTCAAGTACCAGAGATTCAACTTCAGAAGCACCTTATTGACTACCGCAAGATAGCCACAGCATTACCCAAAGACTCAGTTTTGGTGGAGTTTGTCCGTTCTAATGTATACAATTTTCAAGTTGCTCCCACTTATAAAGAAAGTGGGATTGAAGCTGTACGATATTTAGCGTTTGTCTTGCCTGCTCAACAACCAGATGCTGTAAGAATGATTCCTTTGCCTGAAGACGCAGAATTTATCGGTAGGAAAATTCAAGAGCTTCGATCTTCAGCAGCAGATAGTTCTGAAGAATCATTAGGAATGTGGCAGTCTGACTCCACACTTAAATTGAACCAGAGATATTATAACAAAACAGCTGCCATCCAATTAACTCAGGTACTTTTTTATCCACTACGGGAAGCCGTAAGTGGATACAAGCACTTAATAATTGCACCTGATGGAGATTTGAACCTAGTTCCTTTTCAAATACTACCCTTTGATGAAACAGGATGTCGCTTGCTGACAGATGAGTTTTGTATCTCATACTTAGATGTGGGACGAGAGATTCTTCGCTATCAAGTTCAATCTAATCGTCCTGCCTTTTCTCCCTTGGTCATAGCTGATCCTAATTTTGACTTAGGAGAAGAAGTCATAAATGAGCCATCCTCCGAAATTCTAGAACCAGTATCAGAATTACTTAATTCACTGAAGGAAAATCGGCTCTCTCGTGTTCCTAGCACTTATTTCTTAGGTAAAAGCGTTGCTAATAAATTGAAAGGAGTAGAACTATACCTTGGAAATGAGGCTTTAGAAAGTCGGCTTATGAGTGATCGATGTCCTAAAATTATGCTTATTGCTACTCATGGTCTTTTCCTTCCAGATCCTCAATATAAATCATCTTCCTTAGTATCTGGGATATTGAGCGATAAACGTTTCTTTAAGATGAAACTAGAAGATCCAATGTTAAGGACAGGATTAGCGCTAGCAGGTGCTAATTCTTGGCTTTTGGGCGGAACTCCTCCTTCAGGTGCTGGAAAGGGCTTTGTCTTTGCTCAAGAAATAGCAGGTTTGGATCTTTGGGCTAATGAACTCACTGTATTGTCTGCCTGTAATACTGCTAGGGGAGACATTAGGATTGGGGAAGGAGTTTTTGGGCTACGTCGCGCCTTTGCTGTAGCAGGGACTAAAACTCTTGTTATGAGCTTGTGGGAAGTACCAGGTAGAGCAACGGCGCTGCTGATGGATTACTTCTTCGACAATCTGAAGAGTGGTCTAGGGCGTGCTGAAGCATTACGGGAAGCCCAAAATTATGTACGAACAATTACAATTCGAGAGCTACGTCAGTCTCCGCTAGGACTTGAAGTTCTCAAAGAGTTGTTTAATGTTCAGGAATTCAATTCTCAGGTAGCAGTTGCTTGCTCTGAAGATGAGCAGCCACTTCAACATCCGTTTTACTGGGGAGCCTGGATTTGTCAGGGAGACACAACTCCTCTAACGAATGTTGAGTGGTGTGACGAGACTCCCTAA
- a CDS encoding CHAT domain-containing protein produces the protein MRGISSSIPIQNEFFPLDILITETSYRISINDFSRSATDSVLLNFTKNVLQCFQEIEKTINKKKELQLTIEERNYYLKSLAKWGRRAYQEFFNEDAQKATFQYSQLMKFAPIFVSKLLPFPWEVLYEGEYQQADPEKFWGFCHPIARNITPGKTAPLEQILPLNMLFCLHHKLLHAHHQERPEIEKLVRTLGKFYLLQLSKELKKLADGESLVTHLYQTQHNILHFACHCRPCRQYEDEIDALVISFIEDESNAQEIELETYNFSDVSGSFQCQPLIFLNACQSAGGVDELRKTFNLPEKFIQHGAAAVIATACPVPDLFAAAFASVFYNFFIGEKMMIGKALCETRRYFLEKYNNPLGLAYGLYSSPYYRIAQVPAVLGVN, from the coding sequence GTGAGGGGTATTAGCAGTTCGATTCCGATACAAAATGAATTTTTTCCTTTAGATATCTTAATTACAGAAACTTCCTACCGCATTAGTATTAACGATTTTTCTAGAAGTGCTACTGACTCTGTATTACTAAATTTTACTAAAAATGTCTTGCAGTGTTTTCAGGAAATTGAAAAGACTATAAACAAAAAGAAAGAATTACAACTAACTATAGAAGAACGTAACTATTATTTAAAATCTTTAGCGAAATGGGGACGACGCGCTTATCAAGAATTTTTCAACGAAGATGCCCAAAAAGCTACATTCCAATATTCTCAATTAATGAAATTCGCTCCCATCTTTGTCTCTAAGCTGCTTCCCTTCCCCTGGGAGGTACTCTATGAGGGAGAATACCAACAAGCCGACCCAGAAAAGTTCTGGGGATTCTGCCACCCAATTGCTCGTAACATAACTCCTGGTAAAACTGCTCCTTTAGAGCAAATCTTACCATTAAATATGCTGTTTTGTTTACATCATAAACTTCTTCACGCTCATCACCAGGAACGACCAGAAATCGAAAAATTAGTTAGAACTCTTGGTAAGTTTTATTTACTGCAACTTTCCAAAGAACTAAAAAAATTAGCAGATGGAGAATCTCTAGTCACTCACCTTTATCAAACTCAGCACAACATTCTTCATTTTGCTTGTCACTGTCGCCCCTGTAGACAGTACGAAGATGAAATTGATGCTTTAGTTATCTCTTTTATTGAAGATGAAAGCAATGCCCAAGAAATTGAACTAGAAACTTACAATTTTAGTGATGTCAGTGGTAGCTTCCAGTGTCAACCCCTGATTTTTCTCAATGCTTGTCAGTCAGCAGGTGGTGTCGATGAATTGCGGAAAACCTTCAACCTACCTGAGAAATTTATTCAGCATGGTGCTGCTGCTGTCATTGCTACTGCTTGTCCCGTACCGGACTTATTTGCTGCTGCTTTTGCGTCTGTTTTTTATAACTTCTTCATCGGTGAAAAGATGATGATTGGCAAGGCATTGTGTGAGACTCGGCGGTATTTTTTAGAGAAGTATAATAACCCCTTGGGACTTGCCTACGGTCTTTACAGTTCTCCTTATTATCGAATTGCTCAAGTTCCTGCTGTGCTGGGGGTTAACTGA
- a CDS encoding DUF4384 domain-containing protein — protein MTESNFEPITAVIKVSAGAATSPIKNKLERSEIIIKALKKLGFEPEHPPADFTGVYQYALVEYGVDKPEPILQLFRQKEIVQAFRQAFEQNERSSLPKPVEDFLDWNILGDQIRELKKINIRQEFANFKAVFINVANRTRNPAEVIRDQKIDDLQKKLDKIQQQLDHYLAHPPLTLNELWQELKAFGFRTDKMGVVLVQEETLGMWTPQSTYPKLVSLGSRIRFELNIESTGYLLLLEKNTSGEVWCLCPSFLAPQPYLSAGKNSLPQQDAPITSFQLEGAPGLEQILAVMSKEAPSIKWLPQGSDEPLQLNEGYLIELLKYVNQSEDCKVLYTEYTVTA, from the coding sequence ATGACGGAAAGTAATTTTGAACCTATCACTGCTGTCATTAAAGTGAGCGCAGGTGCAGCAACTTCTCCAATAAAAAATAAGCTGGAGCGCAGTGAGATTATTATCAAAGCGCTAAAAAAATTGGGTTTTGAGCCGGAACATCCACCTGCCGATTTCACTGGTGTATATCAGTACGCATTGGTGGAGTATGGTGTTGACAAACCAGAACCAATCCTACAACTATTTCGGCAAAAAGAAATCGTCCAAGCTTTCCGCCAAGCATTTGAGCAGAATGAGCGATCAAGTCTTCCGAAACCAGTGGAAGACTTTCTTGATTGGAACATATTGGGAGATCAGATCCGAGAACTAAAAAAAATTAATATTCGGCAGGAGTTTGCCAACTTTAAAGCAGTCTTTATCAATGTTGCTAACCGCACACGGAACCCTGCAGAGGTGATTCGAGATCAGAAGATAGACGATTTACAAAAGAAATTAGATAAAATTCAACAACAGTTAGACCATTATCTTGCACACCCACCACTGACTCTTAATGAACTCTGGCAAGAACTCAAAGCATTTGGTTTCCGTACTGACAAAATGGGAGTTGTGTTAGTACAAGAGGAAACTTTGGGAATGTGGACACCACAGAGTACTTACCCAAAACTGGTGAGCCTAGGTAGTCGTATTCGCTTTGAGCTGAATATTGAGAGTACAGGATATTTACTACTTTTAGAGAAAAACACATCAGGGGAAGTGTGGTGCTTGTGTCCGTCATTTTTAGCACCGCAACCGTACTTGAGTGCGGGCAAGAACAGCTTGCCTCAGCAGGACGCGCCAATAACATCTTTTCAACTTGAAGGTGCCCCGGGTTTAGAGCAAATTTTGGCAGTGATGTCTAAGGAAGCCCCTTCCATAAAGTGGTTGCCTCAAGGGAGTGATGAACCCCTGCAATTGAATGAAGGCTACTTAATTGAATTGCTAAAGTACGTGAACCAAAGCGAAGACTGTAAGGTTCTTTATACCGAATATACAGTAACAGCGTAA
- a CDS encoding helix-turn-helix domain-containing protein, producing the protein MKRLTEQEKQNILQLYRQTNETTTTLASKYNVTESTISRLLKNSLPMQEYEHLIRLKRAAR; encoded by the coding sequence GTGAAAAGATTAACTGAACAAGAAAAACAAAATATTCTGCAACTTTATCGTCAAACAAACGAAACCACCACAACTTTGGCCTCAAAATACAATGTCACTGAATCAACGATTAGCCGTCTGTTAAAAAATTCTTTACCGATGCAAGAGTATGAACACCTTATTCGTTTAAAACGAGCTGCTCGTTGA
- a CDS encoding site-specific integrase has product MTMIALTPPGRDRSLIKFIYYTGARVGEVARLTWRDFVPTATHILHQEKLMVFSHSVLIPKSLI; this is encoded by the coding sequence ATGACTATGATTGCGCTGACTCCACCAGGACGCGATCGCTCACTTATTAAGTTCATCTACTACACTGGGGCGCGAGTCGGTGAAGTCGCTCGGTTAACTTGGCGGGATTTCGTCCCAACCGCGACTCACATCTTGCACCAAGAAAAATTGATGGTATTTAGTCACTCAGTATTAATTCCAAAGTCCTTGATTTAG
- a CDS encoding protein kinase domain-containing protein — translation MLGTIRGGRYRIKQLLSRSGFDQTYLAEDINLPGNPRCVVKQLMPLSTDVNTLQVVRRLFVSEAELLVRLGNHDQIPKILAYFEENQELFLVQEFIDGHDLSKEIIPGKQLSETYVITLLQDILQLLKFVHENNIIHRDIKPSNLVRRRSDKKIIIIDFLASKELIIRTKRTEFQKQEEYSTSTIAIGTPGYMPPEQAKGHPVLCSDIYAVGIIGIQALTGIQPLAFQEDINTGEIVWHNQAQVSKKLANILDKMVQPDYRKRYQSVDEVLKALHSLGTPTTYIPKGDNISENPVQYIGRWVQRFFAQKQENSNEAKEIAETAKLPPVKQPTLSPETILQTPEKILEIVQIYIQEEHFDRALATAQQIPDEQKHLEALTKVVQAVSKLESNRVLELLAPLQNDPNERVRQLVRELQFTSFPQPEAISSDEALARIEFVQGDLLALDVDALVNPTGLDVSNGGAISLQLFERLGSQLYETLQNQPLLRSGEVFVTDAGSLPAHYIIHTPTEEREGRHTTASIVRGVSAALAKADSLSDVRTIAFPSVGTGAAGFDPADLAPKVLRAVTNHLKQGSQLEKVIFTFIEEFAYQVYVSVYQTLLSETSLAYDISLTISKEATGVGGEIEVSIYLMQIGADNQNDYLLRVPQTQAVGSELNIILTAPGFQFDSDNTASLPLDPDTAQETQTARFRLTALRPGNATITTELYQGDTFETKLETNIEVSGFDETSFTKNRITTQPRPVPQPDFILRVQPVWNETNSDGIFNYQLRSFRFPTVFSGETNYQTVSFSNSWLEQMRGMLANILKNISEATREDGKSSLVSLGQYLFQHFFPTELQSDFRNLIPQNYTFTLLILADQEAWIPWELLHDSQRFLGDRFIIGRWLQELNDTRPYEFPVGAVNVAHYANVEQPQLWTTLLETPGAPPPQPLPAGVLHDSTEAIRGLHLIRYSQSADTVNRRNAPVTLDNANDTEDIEHQIRPAKLNLRRNRPLVTLGYVKTEAPELTTLEQTWASAFIRAGCSGFIGSLWAVEPAVEAAFISNFYNRLWTGASLGEAFSTSRQLARAAAPDSLDYLAYVLFGDPMARPYRPVEGKGYAVVEPIGRDIDEPLPSGVPVRFRLTLRRTPPVWHEERVIEVAENLTFENLQVHVKTIGLQVTPDSPIAMSLAPTGNYLGWFTLVAPPEMAGNSALVQVYFMDGVLPIHSLMFSLNIAEGGETA, via the coding sequence ATGTTGGGAACAATACGGGGAGGGCGTTATCGAATTAAACAACTTCTCAGTCGAAGTGGGTTTGATCAAACCTATCTTGCTGAAGATATCAATCTTCCAGGTAATCCTAGATGCGTAGTCAAACAATTGATGCCATTAAGTACGGACGTTAACACGTTACAAGTGGTCAGACGTTTGTTTGTATCTGAAGCGGAATTATTGGTGCGGCTAGGCAACCATGACCAAATTCCTAAAATTTTAGCTTATTTTGAAGAAAATCAAGAATTATTCTTAGTTCAAGAATTTATTGATGGACATGACTTAAGTAAGGAAATTATTCCAGGTAAGCAATTAAGCGAAACTTATGTCATAACTTTATTGCAAGATATATTGCAGTTACTAAAATTTGTTCATGAAAATAATATAATACATCGTGATATAAAACCTTCCAATCTAGTCAGACGTAGATCAGACAAAAAGATAATTATAATTGACTTTCTGGCAAGTAAAGAATTAATTATTCGCACTAAAAGAACTGAATTTCAAAAACAGGAAGAATACTCAACATCAACGATTGCAATTGGTACTCCAGGCTATATGCCTCCAGAACAAGCTAAGGGTCATCCTGTATTATGCAGTGATATATATGCTGTAGGTATAATTGGAATTCAGGCATTAACAGGAATACAACCGCTAGCCTTTCAAGAGGATATTAATACAGGTGAAATTGTTTGGCACAATCAGGCTCAGGTTAGCAAAAAGTTAGCAAACATCTTAGATAAGATGGTGCAACCTGATTATAGAAAACGCTACCAGTCTGTAGATGAAGTATTGAAAGCTCTCCACAGTTTGGGAACTCCTACAACCTACATTCCCAAAGGAGACAATATTTCTGAAAACCCTGTTCAATATATTGGGCGATGGGTACAAAGATTTTTTGCACAAAAGCAGGAAAACTCAAATGAAGCAAAAGAAATAGCAGAAACAGCAAAATTACCGCCTGTAAAACAGCCAACACTATCACCTGAAACTATTCTACAAACACCGGAGAAAATACTTGAGATAGTTCAGATTTATATTCAGGAAGAACACTTTGACCGAGCGTTAGCCACAGCGCAGCAAATTCCAGATGAACAAAAGCATTTAGAAGCACTGACAAAAGTTGTCCAAGCAGTAAGCAAATTGGAAAGTAATCGTGTTCTTGAATTACTAGCACCACTTCAAAATGACCCTAATGAAAGAGTACGTCAATTAGTAAGAGAACTCCAGTTTACTAGTTTCCCTCAACCCGAAGCGATCTCCAGTGATGAAGCACTTGCACGCATCGAATTTGTTCAAGGTGATCTACTAGCTCTTGATGTAGATGCTTTGGTAAATCCCACAGGCTTAGACGTAAGTAATGGTGGGGCTATTAGTTTGCAACTTTTTGAAAGGCTAGGCTCCCAGCTATACGAAACATTGCAGAATCAACCACTTCTAAGGTCGGGCGAAGTATTTGTTACTGATGCTGGCTCTCTGCCAGCCCACTACATAATACATACACCTACAGAAGAGAGGGAAGGTCGGCATACAACTGCGAGTATAGTACGGGGAGTCTCTGCTGCTTTAGCCAAGGCAGATAGCCTAAGCGATGTTCGGACAATAGCTTTTCCCTCAGTGGGAACTGGTGCTGCGGGATTTGATCCAGCTGATTTAGCCCCAAAGGTCTTGAGAGCCGTTACAAATCACTTAAAACAAGGCAGTCAGCTAGAGAAAGTTATTTTCACATTTATAGAAGAATTTGCATATCAGGTTTATGTTAGCGTTTATCAGACATTACTTTCGGAAACGAGTTTAGCTTATGATATCTCATTGACCATATCAAAAGAAGCAACTGGGGTTGGTGGAGAAATAGAAGTTTCCATCTATCTGATGCAAATAGGAGCAGATAACCAGAATGATTATTTGCTTCGAGTTCCACAAACTCAAGCTGTTGGAAGTGAACTGAATATAATTTTAACTGCCCCCGGTTTTCAGTTCGACAGCGACAACACCGCCAGCTTACCCCTTGACCCCGATACTGCTCAAGAAACCCAAACCGCCCGCTTCCGCCTAACCGCCCTCCGTCCAGGTAACGCAACCATCACCACCGAACTCTACCAAGGCGACACCTTCGAGACAAAATTAGAAACCAACATCGAAGTATCAGGGTTTGACGAAACCAGCTTCACCAAAAACCGCATCACAACTCAACCCCGTCCTGTCCCTCAACCAGACTTTATCCTCCGCGTACAACCAGTATGGAATGAAACTAACTCTGACGGTATATTCAATTATCAACTTAGAAGCTTCCGTTTTCCTACGGTATTTTCCGGAGAAACCAATTATCAAACGGTATCATTTTCTAATAGTTGGCTTGAACAAATGCGGGGTATGTTAGCAAATATCCTGAAAAACATATCTGAGGCTACCCGTGAAGACGGTAAATCATCTTTGGTGTCTCTCGGTCAATACCTATTTCAGCATTTTTTCCCCACAGAATTACAAAGCGACTTCCGTAATTTGATACCCCAAAATTACACTTTTACACTTTTAATTCTCGCAGACCAAGAAGCCTGGATACCTTGGGAACTGTTGCACGACAGTCAAAGATTTCTGGGCGATCGCTTCATCATCGGACGCTGGCTACAAGAATTAAACGACACCAGACCATACGAGTTTCCCGTAGGTGCAGTTAACGTCGCCCACTACGCCAATGTCGAACAACCCCAACTGTGGACAACTTTACTAGAAACCCCCGGCGCACCTCCACCCCAGCCTTTACCAGCAGGTGTATTACATGACTCCACTGAAGCAATAAGGGGTCTGCACTTAATTCGCTACAGCCAGTCAGCAGACACAGTCAACCGTCGCAACGCCCCTGTAACCTTAGATAACGCCAATGACACAGAAGACATCGAACACCAAATCCGTCCCGCCAAGCTTAACTTACGTCGCAATCGACCATTAGTTACCTTGGGGTACGTGAAAACCGAAGCACCAGAATTAACAACATTAGAACAAACTTGGGCATCAGCCTTTATCCGGGCTGGATGTAGCGGCTTTATTGGCTCCCTCTGGGCTGTAGAACCAGCAGTGGAAGCTGCCTTTATTAGTAACTTTTACAACCGTCTGTGGACTGGTGCTTCTTTAGGCGAAGCTTTTTCTACCAGTCGCCAGCTAGCGCGTGCTGCTGCACCTGACTCCCTCGACTACTTAGCTTACGTTCTCTTTGGCGACCCAATGGCGCGTCCTTACCGTCCTGTGGAAGGTAAAGGATATGCTGTTGTCGAACCCATTGGTCGAGATATCGATGAACCTCTCCCATCTGGTGTTCCTGTCCGTTTCCGTCTCACCTTGCGTCGCACTCCACCAGTATGGCATGAGGAGCGAGTCATCGAAGTTGCCGAAAACTTGACTTTTGAAAATTTACAAGTTCATGTCAAAACTATTGGTTTACAGGTGACTCCAGATTCACCAATTGCTATGAGTTTAGCTCCTACAGGCAACTATTTAGGTTGGTTTACCCTGGTTGCACCACCAGAAATGGCAGGTAATTCTGCTTTGGTGCAGGTTTATTTTATGGATGGAGTGCTACCAATTCATAGCCTCATGTTCTCACTAAATATCGCTGAAGGAGGTGAGACAGCGTGA
- a CDS encoding CHAT domain-containing protein: MRGVGSPVGVQLASSCLEILIEKDYYSIGRWRFSKPDDKVLEVLSEEILDCFDALRITINKEKSLKLDADLCHQYLVKLAEWGRTAYQAFFGEDRPNKILTSRLNENVAPTFVSEVTLFPWEVLFEGSEEDYEQGNPEMFWGLRYTPARILNPEKDIADYVLEQAQPSDMLFCLHHRLLHAHKKERPEIERLVRVTAKDRFTLLGTTCNLTNGKSCDPLGDDLLKYLYKASHNMLHFACHCKESKLGDKLLISFIKDDEIAENALVLELETYKFLLRQGKFLCQPLVFLNACQSAGGADELRRTFNLPKVFIQHGAAAVIATACPVPDMFAAAFAKVFYEFFLRGMVVMDETGEKVVKFMTIGEALRATRWYFLKEFNNPLGLAYGVYSPASYRVGEQPVLAK; this comes from the coding sequence ATGAGAGGAGTTGGCAGTCCAGTAGGTGTACAATTGGCTAGTTCTTGCTTGGAAATATTAATTGAGAAAGATTACTACTCAATTGGACGTTGGAGGTTTTCCAAGCCGGATGATAAAGTCTTGGAAGTGCTGAGTGAAGAAATTTTAGACTGCTTTGATGCTTTGAGAATAACTATTAATAAAGAAAAAAGCCTCAAGCTAGACGCGGATTTGTGCCATCAGTATTTGGTAAAGTTAGCTGAGTGGGGACGGACAGCTTACCAAGCGTTTTTTGGTGAAGACAGACCAAATAAAATCCTCACCAGTCGCCTGAATGAAAATGTAGCTCCTACCTTTGTTTCTGAAGTTACGCTCTTTCCTTGGGAAGTTTTGTTTGAGGGGAGTGAGGAGGACTACGAACAGGGAAATCCTGAGATGTTTTGGGGACTACGCTACACCCCGGCTCGGATTCTCAACCCAGAAAAAGATATCGCAGATTATGTTTTAGAGCAAGCGCAACCTTCAGATATGTTGTTTTGCTTACATCACAGATTGCTTCATGCTCACAAAAAGGAAAGACCAGAAATTGAAAGGTTGGTAAGGGTGACAGCAAAAGACCGCTTTACGTTGTTGGGGACAACTTGCAACTTGACAAATGGTAAATCTTGCGATCCGTTGGGGGATGATTTACTCAAATATCTTTACAAAGCCAGCCACAATATGTTGCATTTTGCTTGTCATTGTAAGGAAAGTAAGCTGGGAGATAAATTGCTGATTTCTTTTATTAAAGATGACGAGATAGCAGAAAATGCCTTAGTGTTGGAGTTGGAAACTTACAAATTTTTGTTGCGCCAGGGGAAATTTCTCTGTCAGCCATTGGTGTTTCTTAATGCTTGTCAGTCGGCTGGGGGTGCGGATGAATTACGGAGGACTTTCAATTTACCCAAGGTGTTTATTCAGCATGGTGCGGCGGCGGTGATTGCTACGGCTTGTCCGGTTCCGGATATGTTTGCGGCGGCGTTTGCAAAGGTGTTTTATGAGTTTTTTCTAAGGGGGATGGTGGTGATGGATGAGACTGGGGAGAAAGTCGTTAAATTTATGACAATTGGGGAAGCTTTACGGGCGACGAGGTGGTATTTTTTGAAGGAGTTTAATAATCCGTTGGGGTTGGCTTATGGGGTTTATAGTCCGGCGAGTTATCGGGTGGGAGAGCAACCTGTTTTGGCAAAATAA